The genomic interval AGAACATATAAAATTGGGCAAACTTGTCTTTTAAACAAGTTGGGGAAGTAAATTATGTAGCAGCGACGAAACCTAGAGAAGTTGTCCATTGTATTTTTACGATCATCCAagactttattttattttatttaccatCATTGTATTGTATGGATCGACGACATTCTTttatgtatataaaaatgcatatTGTTAAAAACTGCAAAGAATTGTCTTCGTCTAAATTAGTGGTTATTTACATTCTCCAAATCTTTCAGGCACAACGAAAAAGAGCTTCTGGATCTTTGTTGTTCTAAGTTTCAAACATAGCCATTAGCTATGGAAGGAGCTTTGGTAGCTGCAACTCGCTTCGTAGCTGACAAGGCGGTGATTCTCTTCCAACTCGACGAGAAACTCAAGGCAATGACTGATATCGAAGAGAAGATGGAGAATATCAAGGAGTTATCGACGATTATTGACATGGTGATCGAAGATGTCGAGTCCCACACTTTAAATAAAGATGCTGTGAAGGACTGGTTGAGGAAGCTCAAATACTTGGCCTATGATCTTGAGGATGTAATGGATTGTTACAACACCGAAGCCTTGCGGAGGCAGAGATCATCAATATCTTCTTTCGAGCCGGTTCGTGATTTCTTCTCTTCTAATAATCAAATTGTGTTTACGAGTAGGATAAGTGATATGATAAAAGCTGTAACAAATAGTCTGGATTCTATTTTGCGACAAAAGTCCTTTCTTCCTAATTTGCCACAAAGCAGTGGCCACATGCCACTCAATCCCTACAGAGAAACCCACTCCCGCAATAGCTTTGATGTTATAGGGAGAGAAATAGAGAAGGATATGATTGTCGGCATGTTAAcaaaggatgatgatgatgatgatgatgatgatgatgataaaagCAGTCATGGTACATTGAAGGTCATCACCATTGTTGGGATGGGTGGCCTAGGGAAGACTACACTTGCTCAGCTTGTTTTCAATGATGCGAGGGTGAAAGATCATTTTGAAAGTTCAAGAATGTGGACAGTTGTGGGGGCTGAATTTGACCCGGCAAAGATAATGAAGTCTGTTTTAGAATTGGCTACTGGTGCATCAGTCAACATCTCACAAATAGATTTAGTGAGGCAGAAAATAGAAAAAGCATTATCTGGGAAGAAATTTCTGCTGGTGTTGGATGATGTATGGAATGAAGACGCAACAAAGTGGAATGTATTGAAACCAGCCTTAACATGTGGGGCGAGAGGAAGCAAAATTTTGGTGACAACCCGTAGCCAACAGGTCTCTTCAATTATGGGCTCGTCCAATACcacccaccaaatacaacaatTGTCCCGAGATGATTGTTTGTCCTTGTTTCAACAATTTGCATTTGGAGATGAAGCAGTGGATCAAAACTTGATGGAAATTGGTGAAAAGATTGTTAAGAAATGTGGTGGTGTTCCCTTGGCTGCCATTTCTCTTGGTAGCATGCTCCGCATCACCCGGGATGAACCCTATTGGTCCTCGGTATTGAACAGTGAAATTTGGCAGCTGGGAAATAAGGAAGATAAAGTGTTAGCTGTACTAAAGTTAAGCTATGACAGTCTCCCTCCACGATCAAAGAAGTGCTTTGCATTTGCCTCTCTATTCTCAAAAAATAATAGGATGACAAAGGATGAACTAATAAAATTGTGGATAGCAAATGGTTTCGTAAGTTCAGAAGGAAATTTTGATGCTGAAACAGTGGGCAACCGTGTCTTTGATGATCTTGTGTCGAGATCATTCTTTCTCTTGGTACCATCTCAAGATGTAACCAAGTGCACGATGCATGATTTGATGCATGATCTGGCACGATCAGTATCTGCAGATGTATATTGTAATTCTAAACAAGACTCGGTGAAACATATTGGAAACAGAACATATCATTTGCACATATACttggcaaatacatcaaaagttACTCGGGCCTTAAGCAAGAAGCCATTGTACTTGCGTACCCTTATATTGAACTATGTTAGTTTAAACGCCGATCAGCTTGAACTTGTTTTCTCAGAACTGAAATATTTGCGGGTGTTAGAGTTAACTGGCAATAAAATCAAGGAGGTGCCGACGTCAATAGGAAATCTGATACATTTGAGGTACCTCAACTTATCTAAGAATAGGATTAGAGTTCTACCCGACTCCATTACCCTTCTCCACAATTTACAATATCTTTATTGCCATCATTTAAGATTGACGCACATGCCGTGTGGGTTGGCACGACTAATTAATCTTCAAAGTTTATCTTTCTTTGCTGCTGCGGATGGAGCTGGCGCATGTTCAATCATAGAACTTGAGCATTTGAAGCTTCATGGAGAaatgaaaattcaattttcaGAGAATTTTACAAACTACTCTTGTGGTGGaagaaaaattttgaagaatAAACATATTAATGAACTACGCTTAAAGTTTAATTGTTCAGAGAGTAATGACAAGGATATGTTGGATGATCTTTGTCCCAACAGTAGCTTAAAAAAGCTAAGCATATGCAATTATGGGAGCCGACAATTTCCAGAGTTGTTGATAGAGTCACAGTTGCCAAATTTGGTTGAAGTTTGCCTTAAAAACTGCCGTTGTTGTGAGCACATTCCTCCATTTGGAAATCTGCAGTTTCTTAAGAAGCTTGAATTGCACAAAATGAATGCCGTTACACAGATGGGTGCTGAGTTCCATGGGTTCGGAGGCTTTCCTTCCCTTCAAGAACTCTACTTGGATAGGATGGATGATTTAGAGGAATGGTCAGAGTCTGATTATGCTGATGAATTGTTCCCTTTACTAAAGACGTTGTTTATTGTCAAATGTCCTAAATTGAAAAGTATGCCAAGACTTCCTAGAATCCAATACCTTGACATATCATACTGCAGTGGGAGCCTACTCTCATGCGTTGGAAGACTGACTTCTCTTTCTGTTCTTCGAGTGGAGGCGATGGACGACATGACATCCTTTCCTAATGGCTGCATCAGAAACCTCACATCTTTGACGGCATTTGAAATCAAAGGGTGCAAACAACTCCAATGTCTTCCTGGCGATGAAATGCAGCACTTAGAAATGATTCGTACATTGACCATTGACAGGTGTGATAATTTGGCATCCTTACCGTCAGAAGTGGGATGCCTCGGTTCTCTTTGCTTTCTACGTCTCAGAGGTTGTCCAAGTATAATAGTGCAGCCAGAAGTACTCGTACAAATAATGAATTTACTACATAAGTTCCAAATAGATATttgttacaagaatgtcgatgtAAGAGGGCAACTGCAACACTTACACATGCTCAAAAAATTGTTTATAACGGGTGCACATGGGATAAATATGAAGCATAGTTACATTGATGGCAACAATGTCGCACAATTAGGTATTTGTTGTTGTGATGAATTGGAGTCGTTGATGACAGCAGAACCAACAAGCAGTGTGTTAGAAGAACTATACATACATAGAATTTCCAATCTTACGACCTTGCCTGACTGGCTAAAGCATCTCAAGTCTCTTCGTGTTCTATCACTCCACAACTGTTCTATCACTCCACATACATGGAATTAGGGGTTTGAAGAATCTACATATGTTGCCACAATTGAAAAGAAGATGGGAGAAAGGCGAAGATTGGCCCATCATCTCACATCTGCCATGTGTTCATATTGATTTGAATACTCCAAAAATAATAGGTAAGATGTATTAAATAAGCATAATTCAATAACATTTTACTGTTGTTATCTTTCATTTAGTAATAttcaattatgtttttttttttgaacttttAACTCATTTAATTCTTTTGTGCTCATCACATCCTTTGCTTTTCTCTAACCACTATATTCAGTCACGGAGGATTTAGACTCAGCATGAGATCTTAGTTGTTGCTCAATCATATATATTGTATCTTGAAAGTAAATTTGTTTTAGTTGAGACTTTAAGTTATACATGTGGTTCATTATAATGTCACACTAGACTTCATTTTATTGCTTGATACATTATGATTTTTCTCTCTTAAATGTTTACTGCCAATTTGAGATCTTGTTGTTGCTTTATGGTGTTGTTATGTTGTAATAAATAAACTACATGATATTGACATAGAGTTGGCAGTTATGTGATTTGATCCTGTTATTTGCATACATTGTAGTGTTTTTCTTATATGATGATGCACTTTTGTATAAAATAGAAAAGGTTCTGTTAAAGTGTTTctaagaaaatgaaaattaataaaagtACTCAACTGAAATTGACACAAAGACTCCAAATAGAGGAATTCTCAAGAACAATATTGTGCAATCTTTGTAAAATGATACTCAAGTTATTTTGTGTAAATCTCATTGATAAACATTTACAAGTTAAAATTACCACAAGTCCACAATAACATGTGAGCATTTACCATCTTAAATCCTTGTTAATAGATAACTAAAGGCATGATCATTTTCTAGACAACTTGGGCATGATCAGTAATCTGCGATTTTGTCAAGATAAAACTAAGAAACTCGAGTAGGAAACCAATAAAGAGAGGTACATGTTTTGGAAAATTTGCAAAGCTACTCTACATCAATAATCTGttaaaattctaaaatctaaCCAGAGAATCTAGTTGTTGAAAGAGGACTAGAATCATAGTAGGCAATTGGTATAATTCCATGTCCACTAGACAATGATTTTGTCTCTTTAATTTCATCTTGCATGTTTTTTTTGGATAAGAAGAAGAAATAATTATGCATTAATGTTATGGTTACTTATCTCTACAATTAACCCCACCTAAGACCCGACCTGGGATGATAACTTTTAGCTGAGAATAATAAGAAGAACAAGGCTTTAaacaatccaaaataaagaaagacCCTATGCATTTTGAAAGTGTGCCTTCTGAGTGGTTCAGAGGAGAAGATCCAAAACTGGCAAAAGGGTGTTAGGATGCATGACATTTGGAGACGTGACTCCCTTGGTGCTAGGATGCATGACTCTAAATCAAGTGATTATAACCGGCAAAAGGCTGTCAACATGATTGAGGAAAATCTTCAGGTCAGGTTTCTTATTCTGTTATATTTTAATCTTTTCATATTTCATATGATCTTGTGCCAATTGATTAGACTGCAATTACTATAGATATAAAGCTCCATTTGTTTGTTTAGGAAGACCAACAAAAACTCGAGCTTCATGTCTTTGAAATGGAGGTTGAGCTCACTTGTTTGAATGAGGCTTTGTTGTGTGCATTTAGTGAAAAGGAAGAAGCACTCTCAAggaatgaatttttgaattcagaATAGAGGCCCTTTCGGAGAAGTTAGGCACTGCTGATTCTGAGATAAAGTCATTGAAGGAGATGGTGGCCATGGTGTGTCCTACTTAAGATAAACATTTCCCTTTACTTTATCTTATTTCCTTTTTCCTAATGGTTGTCTTTCACATGTTCTATTGCTACAGGCAGAGA from Zingiber officinale cultivar Zhangliang chromosome 6B, Zo_v1.1, whole genome shotgun sequence carries:
- the LOC121991553 gene encoding putative disease resistance protein RGA4 translates to MEGALVAATRFVADKAVILFQLDEKLKAMTDIEEKMENIKELSTIIDMVIEDVESHTLNKDAVKDWLRKLKYLAYDLEDVMDCYNTEALRRQRSSISSFEPVRDFFSSNNQIVFTSRISDMIKAVTNSLDSILRQKSFLPNLPQSSGHMPLNPYRETHSRNSFDVIGREIEKDMIVGMLTKDDDDDDDDDDDKSSHGTLKVITIVGMGGLGKTTLAQLVFNDARVKDHFESSRMWTVVGAEFDPAKIMKSVLELATGASVNISQIDLVRQKIEKALSGKKFLLVLDDVWNEDATKWNVLKPALTCGARGSKILVTTRSQQVSSIMGSSNTTHQIQQLSRDDCLSLFQQFAFGDEAVDQNLMEIGEKIVKKCGGVPLAAISLGSMLRITRDEPYWSSVLNSEIWQLGNKEDKVLAVLKLSYDSLPPRSKKCFAFASLFSKNNRMTKDELIKLWIANGFVSSEGNFDAETVGNRVFDDLVSRSFFLLVPSQDVTKCTMHDLMHDLARSVSADVYCNSKQDSVKHIGNRTYHLHIYLANTSKVTRALSKKPLYLRTLILNYVSLNADQLELVFSELKYLRVLELTGNKIKEVPTSIGNLIHLRYLNLSKNRIRVLPDSITLLHNLQYLYCHHLRLTHMPCGLARLINLQSLSFFAAADGAGACSIIELEHLKLHGEMKIQFSENFTNYSCGGRKILKNKHINELRLKFNCSESNDKDMLDDLCPNSSLKKLSICNYGSRQFPELLIESQLPNLVEVCLKNCRCCEHIPPFGNLQFLKKLELHKMNAVTQMGAEFHGFGGFPSLQELYLDRMDDLEEWSESDYADELFPLLKTLFIVKCPKLKSMPRLPRIQYLDISYCSGSLLSCVGRLTSLSVLRVEAMDDMTSFPNGCIRNLTSLTAFEIKGCKQLQCLPGDEMQHLEMIRTLTIDRCDNLASLPSEVGCLGSLCFLRLREEKIQNWQKGVRMHDIWRRDSLGARMHDSKSSDYNRQKAVNMIEENLQEDQQKLELHVFEMEVELTCLNEALLIEALSEKLGTADSEIKSLKEMVAMAERLVESESVLKEMESSMKYPLEMEAEKSIWSSKEKAFLEASEKLKIQNNLMQKLSENLL